A portion of the Wolbachia endosymbiont of Oedothorax gibbosus genome contains these proteins:
- the priA gene encoding primosomal protein N' has protein sequence MAKAISVLLPLPIDQLFSYAIEENTEILLGDYVVVPFGKKRLIGIVWRYSDKSDRKLKFIEQKIDLPNIRPKLIAFAEWVAQYNVMPIGMLAKVIMGGVLKVNHIDKLVCAKQKQEISEISCKLSPEQQIASDKIISSLNEYSVTLLDGETGSGKTEVYLSVIVKLVEAVNNAQILILLPEIVLTSQLVNRVRGQISKNLVEWHSGLTPKTRRNNWLNIASGNAQIIIGARSALFLPYKNLKLIIVDEEHDSSFKQEQGIIYNARDMAIILAKFENIPIILSSATPLLETIHHVKSGNYNHVKLTKRFGGAELPLIKVVNMRHNKQWISSELFESIKQTIEKKQQVMLFLNRRGYAQLAVCKKCGYKISCLNCAVWLTYHKKKNALLCHHCSYQLKLPEKCSDCQSEQSFSLYGVGIERLLEEMVKLIPNAKTAIISSDQKSVSNVIDLVLKEEVNIIIGTQIIAKGHNFPKLTLVGVINADLSLENSDLRAAEKTYQLLHQVAGRSGRFNEKGMVIVQTNNPESSIIKALLHQKRDSFYEIELKSRREAKMPPFSRLIALIICGKNQIATQKAANEIVKSLLCHPSSSTTCIQEKNVGADKKEFEILGPSPAAINFLNNKYRYRVLLKIHNKHSLSIQKKLKCWIKNCNLNSSIAVIIDVDPVSFF, from the coding sequence ATGGCAAAAGCAATTAGTGTATTACTACCACTTCCAATTGATCAGTTATTTTCATATGCAATTGAGGAAAATACTGAGATTTTACTTGGAGATTACGTGGTGGTGCCATTTGGCAAAAAACGCTTAATAGGGATAGTTTGGAGATATAGTGACAAAAGCGATCGAAAATTAAAATTTATTGAGCAAAAAATCGATTTACCAAATATTAGACCAAAATTGATCGCATTTGCAGAGTGGGTTGCGCAATACAATGTAATGCCTATTGGTATGCTTGCCAAAGTGATAATGGGAGGAGTGTTAAAAGTAAATCACATAGATAAATTAGTTTGTGCTAAGCAGAAGCAGGAAATAAGTGAAATAAGCTGCAAATTGAGTCCTGAACAGCAGATAGCTAGCGATAAAATAATAAGCAGTTTGAATGAGTATTCAGTGACTTTGCTTGACGGTGAGACAGGATCTGGAAAAACGGAAGTTTATTTGTCTGTGATTGTAAAGTTAGTTGAAGCTGTAAACAATGCACAAATTTTAATCCTCCTACCTGAGATTGTTTTAACTTCACAATTGGTAAATCGTGTTCGCGGTCAGATATCAAAAAACTTAGTTGAATGGCACTCAGGACTCACTCCAAAAACTCGCCGGAATAATTGGCTCAATATAGCAAGTGGAAATGCGCAAATAATTATTGGTGCACGGTCAGCGCTTTTTTTGCCTTATAAAAACCTAAAATTGATTATCGTTGATGAAGAGCACGACTCATCTTTTAAACAAGAACAGGGAATTATATATAATGCTCGAGATATGGCGATAATCTTAGCCAAATTTGAAAATATTCCGATTATTTTATCATCAGCAACTCCACTGCTTGAAACGATTCATCATGTTAAAAGCGGGAATTACAATCATGTAAAACTAACCAAGCGATTTGGTGGTGCAGAATTGCCACTCATTAAAGTAGTGAATATGAGGCACAACAAGCAATGGATCTCCTCTGAGCTTTTTGAAAGCATCAAACAAACCATAGAGAAAAAACAGCAGGTTATGCTTTTTCTAAACCGCAGAGGGTATGCACAACTGGCAGTTTGTAAAAAGTGTGGATACAAAATTTCCTGCCTAAATTGCGCTGTATGGCTTACATATCACAAGAAAAAAAATGCTCTTTTGTGCCATCATTGCTCTTATCAATTAAAACTTCCAGAAAAATGCTCTGATTGCCAGAGTGAACAGTCATTTTCCCTTTATGGTGTAGGAATTGAAAGGTTACTTGAAGAAATGGTGAAATTAATACCAAACGCAAAAACTGCGATTATAAGCAGCGATCAAAAGTCGGTTAGTAATGTCATTGACTTAGTGTTGAAAGAAGAGGTGAACATTATAATCGGCACACAAATAATTGCTAAGGGGCACAATTTTCCTAAATTAACTTTGGTTGGAGTAATAAATGCAGATTTGAGCCTCGAAAATTCTGATTTAAGAGCAGCGGAAAAGACGTATCAATTATTGCACCAAGTTGCAGGCAGGTCAGGAAGGTTTAATGAAAAAGGAATGGTAATAGTGCAAACCAATAATCCTGAAAGTTCAATAATAAAAGCATTGCTACATCAAAAAAGGGACTCATTTTATGAAATCGAACTTAAGTCAAGACGCGAAGCCAAAATGCCACCATTTAGCAGATTAATAGCGCTTATAATTTGTGGTAAGAATCAGATTGCAACACAAAAAGCAGCAAATGAAATAGTAAAATCTCTTCTTTGTCATCCAAGTAGCTCAACTACTTGTATCCAGGAAAAAAATGTAGGTGCAGACAAAAAGGAATTTGAAATTCTTGGCCCATCACCAGCAGCGATAAATTTTTTAAATAATAAGTATCGGTATAGGGTGTTGCTAAAAATACACAATAAGCACAGTCTATCTATACAAAAAAAGCTGAAATGTTGGATTAAAAATTGTAACTTGAATTCGAGTATTGCAGTGATAATAGATGTTGATCCTGTGAGTTTTTTTTAA
- a CDS encoding IS5 family transposase (programmed frameshift) — protein sequence MKYKEIEKLEGEKFRRLTGVKKSTFKRMVEILDEEDKRKKARSGRKSKLCIEDRLLMALEYMREYRTYFHIGQSYGMSESNCFKIIRWVEDTLIKHPDFALPGKKDLLNSNVEYEVLVIDGTETAVERPKKKQKRFYSGKKKRHTIKTQIVTEKKSKKVVCTSFSNGRKHDFRMFRESKIAILPQTKILADSGYRGMQKIHKNVELPHRRSKKNPLSKEKKAENRSLSIRRVVVENVIGLLKRFKIISDRYRNRRKRFGLRFNLIASIHNRELLS from the exons ATGAAATATAAGGAAATAGAAAAGTTAGAAGGAGAAAAGTTTCGACGTTTAACGGGGGTAAAAAAATCAACATTTAAGAGAATGGTAGAAATTCTAGATGAGGAGGATAAAAGGAAAAAAGCTAGAAGTGGAAGAAAAAGCAAACTTTGTATAGAAGATAGATTACTTATGGCACTGGAATATATGAGAGAATATCGTACATATTTTCATATAGGACAAAGTTATGGCATGAGTGAAAGCAACTGTTTTAAAATAATAAGGTGGGTAGAAGACACATTAATAAAACATCCAGATTTTGCATTACCAGGAAAAAAAGATCTATTAAATAGTAATGTAGAATACGAAGTTTTGGTAATAGATGGAACTGAAACAGCAGTAGAAAGGCCAA AAAAAAAGCAAAAGCGCTTTTACTCTGGAAAGAAAAAAAGGCATACTATAAAAACACAAATAGTAACAGAGAAGAAGAGTAAAAAGGTCGTATGTACATCTTTCTCCAATGGTAGAAAACATGATTTTCGGATGTTTAGAGAATCAAAGATAGCAATATTACCGCAAACTAAGATCCTAGCTGATTCTGGTTACAGAGGAATGCAAAAGATACATAAAAATGTTGAATTACCACATAGAAGATCAAAAAAGAATCCTTTATCAAAGGAGAAAAAAGCAGAAAATAGATCTCTCTCTATACGAAGAGTGGTAGTTGAAAACGTAATCGGCTTATTGAAAAGGTTTAAAATCATTTCTGACAGATATAGAAATCGACGAAAACGTTTTGGCTTAAGATTTAATTTGATTGCCTCTATTCACAATAGAGAGCTCCTTTCATGA
- the ccmA gene encoding heme ABC exporter ATP-binding protein CcmA, whose translation MLECENLSCARNNKVLFKHLSFKAEPKSKILITGPNGSGKTSLIRSLSGLLPPVSGNIRHCGEDIYDDPKSYIPSMVYIGHKNACKDSLTVAQNIEFWAGIRNTRELIMAAICCLQLQPVLNIRYGELSAGWKRRVALARLLISNASVWLIDEPFCNLDSATCELVLNLISIRSEQNGIVIITGHSSTEQLCDFTTIDIRDFNRLLV comes from the coding sequence ATGCTCGAATGTGAAAATTTATCCTGCGCTCGTAATAACAAAGTATTATTTAAACATCTTAGCTTTAAAGCTGAACCAAAATCAAAGATTCTAATCACTGGTCCAAATGGTAGTGGTAAAACCAGCTTAATTAGAAGTTTATCTGGACTTTTACCGCCGGTATCAGGCAATATAAGGCACTGCGGAGAAGACATATATGATGATCCAAAATCCTATATACCTTCTATGGTCTATATAGGCCATAAGAATGCCTGTAAAGATAGCTTAACTGTTGCCCAAAACATAGAATTCTGGGCAGGAATACGAAATACTAGGGAATTGATTATGGCAGCTATTTGTTGCTTGCAGTTGCAACCTGTACTTAATATTAGATATGGTGAACTTTCTGCAGGCTGGAAAAGAAGAGTTGCGCTTGCTCGCCTCTTGATTTCTAATGCAAGTGTTTGGCTGATAGATGAACCATTTTGTAATCTTGATAGTGCAACGTGTGAATTAGTGCTGAACCTAATCTCAATACGCTCTGAGCAAAATGGTATAGTAATTATTACAGGACATAGCTCTACAGAGCAATTGTGTGATTTTACAACGATTGATATACGCGATTTCAATAGACTTCTTGTATAG
- the aspS gene encoding aspartate--tRNA ligase has product MNCYKTHTCEELRKNDVEKEVTLSGWLYRKRDHGNLIFVDLRDFYGITQLVFNNDKDFFDEISNLKLESVITVTGIVEARTEDTVNTSIATGEIEVIVSNLQVESEVEFHSDEEIAKEERSILASIAGEQEYPENMRFKYRFLDLRREKTRNNIILRSQIIAELRKLMIEQGFLEIQTPILTASSPEGARDYLVPSRLNPGKFYALPQAPQIFKQLLMVSGFDKYFQIAPCFRDEDARADRSPGEFYQLDLEMSFVTQEDIFQIIESTLYKVFAKFSRKSVDKDFPRITYKEAMLKYGSDKPDLRNPLLISDVTEIFRDSEFNIFKSNIERGMVVRAIPAPKTAEEPRSFFDKKIEHAQKEFGAKGLGYITFDKDGTAKGPIAKFLDDNRLNSIKEITNVKPGDSVFFASDKENEAAIIAGKVRILLGSELSLIDDNTFKFCWVIDFPYFAYDDKSKKIDFFHNPFSMPHGGLKDLEEKNPLDILAYQYDLVCNGIELSSGAIRNNKLDIMYKAFAIAGYSRGEVDTKFGALVRAFRFGVPPHGGIAPGVDRMVMLLADEPNIREVICFPMNQQGEDVLMGAPSKVEDKHLRELSLKVIE; this is encoded by the coding sequence ATGAACTGCTACAAGACTCACACGTGTGAAGAATTAAGAAAGAATGATGTAGAAAAAGAAGTTACCCTTTCTGGATGGTTATACCGTAAGCGCGATCATGGTAACCTAATCTTTGTTGATTTAAGAGACTTCTATGGAATCACTCAACTAGTATTTAATAATGATAAAGACTTTTTTGATGAGATATCAAATTTAAAATTGGAGAGTGTAATTACTGTTACAGGAATAGTTGAAGCTAGAACTGAAGATACGGTAAACACCTCTATCGCAACCGGCGAAATTGAAGTTATAGTTAGTAATTTACAAGTTGAATCGGAAGTTGAGTTCCACAGTGATGAAGAAATAGCAAAAGAAGAAAGAAGTATATTAGCGAGCATTGCTGGCGAACAAGAATATCCGGAAAATATGAGATTTAAATATCGTTTTCTTGATTTAAGGCGTGAAAAAACCCGCAACAATATTATTCTGCGCTCACAAATTATTGCAGAGCTCCGCAAGCTCATGATAGAGCAAGGGTTTTTGGAAATTCAAACTCCAATACTTACTGCTTCGTCCCCTGAAGGAGCACGTGATTATTTGGTGCCAAGCAGACTAAATCCTGGTAAATTCTATGCATTACCGCAAGCTCCACAGATTTTTAAGCAATTACTCATGGTTTCAGGGTTTGATAAATATTTTCAAATTGCACCGTGTTTCCGTGACGAAGACGCAAGGGCTGACCGTTCTCCGGGAGAGTTTTATCAGCTAGATCTTGAAATGTCTTTTGTAACTCAAGAAGACATCTTTCAGATTATTGAGTCTACCTTATATAAAGTGTTTGCTAAATTTTCTCGTAAGTCTGTCGATAAAGATTTTCCACGTATTACATATAAAGAGGCAATGCTTAAATATGGTTCTGATAAGCCAGATCTGCGCAATCCACTATTAATCAGCGATGTTACAGAAATTTTCCGTGATTCAGAGTTCAATATTTTCAAAAGCAATATTGAGCGTGGCATGGTAGTGAGAGCCATCCCTGCACCTAAAACAGCAGAGGAACCACGTAGCTTCTTTGACAAAAAAATAGAACATGCACAAAAAGAATTTGGTGCCAAAGGGCTTGGATATATAACATTCGATAAAGATGGCACTGCAAAAGGCCCAATTGCTAAATTTCTTGATGACAATAGGCTAAATTCCATAAAAGAAATAACGAATGTAAAGCCAGGAGATAGTGTATTTTTTGCCTCTGATAAAGAAAATGAAGCAGCAATAATCGCAGGAAAAGTACGCATTCTTTTAGGGTCAGAACTCAGTCTTATAGATGACAATACCTTCAAGTTCTGCTGGGTTATTGATTTTCCATATTTTGCATATGACGATAAAAGTAAAAAAATCGACTTCTTTCATAACCCATTCTCCATGCCGCATGGTGGTCTGAAAGATTTAGAGGAAAAGAATCCACTCGATATCCTTGCTTACCAATATGATCTCGTTTGTAATGGAATAGAGCTGTCAAGCGGGGCGATTCGTAATAACAAGCTGGATATAATGTATAAAGCTTTTGCCATTGCAGGTTATAGCCGGGGAGAAGTTGATACAAAATTCGGCGCACTTGTACGTGCATTCAGATTTGGTGTTCCCCCTCATGGTGGAATAGCACCAGGAGTTGATAGAATGGTTATGCTACTTGCCGATGAGCCGAACATTCGTGAAGTAATCTGTTTTCCTATGAATCAGCAAGGTGAAGATGTTCTAATGGGTGCTCCTTCTAAAGTAGAGGATAAGCATTTACGTGAATTATCCTTGAAGGTTATTGAATAA
- a CDS encoding MFS transporter codes for MNNIQKAILSGIICNMIIWYELTLFGVLTHIISNVFFPSESDYLSTIKFLGTFAVGFGFRPLGAFIFGYIGDKYGRRKILLTSVILASISSTAIAIIPSFREIGIFSPILLLLCRITQGIAAGGETSINSAFLIEHSSDKKNLGFLGSMKAFSGALGSITCFVMIAICKKFTGESYGIWGWRLPFYFCFIMGVIGFSIRCMMEESLAYKVHDQNKSLSNSPFLELIKNYKRAFVIAIGLGVAQNAIVYSAIMFYNISVKELILSGIDIKNVVRIISEIIFGVSAVLFATLSDKVGRKNVMVPLLIVLACISLPAFSLLSCDNHYIITPVYLLMTIPISASFGIYNSLACELFPTKVRCTGFSLAHNISAGIFGGLSPSICMWLIEKTETKLAAGIYLTACALISLISVLQIKAKDKKVDW; via the coding sequence ATGAACAATATTCAAAAAGCAATACTATCGGGCATAATCTGCAACATGATTATATGGTATGAGTTAACTCTGTTTGGAGTTTTGACGCACATAATAAGCAATGTTTTCTTTCCTTCAGAAAGTGATTATTTAAGCACAATCAAATTTCTTGGTACTTTTGCAGTTGGCTTTGGATTTAGACCACTTGGTGCATTTATTTTTGGTTACATTGGAGATAAATACGGCAGAAGGAAGATTTTGCTGACTTCTGTAATATTAGCTTCGATATCATCTACTGCAATTGCGATTATACCAAGTTTTAGAGAAATAGGAATATTTTCTCCTATACTGCTTCTGCTTTGTAGGATAACACAAGGAATTGCAGCAGGTGGAGAAACGAGTATCAACTCAGCTTTTTTAATAGAACATTCAAGCGATAAAAAAAATCTAGGTTTTTTAGGTAGCATGAAAGCTTTTAGCGGCGCTCTTGGTTCTATTACATGCTTTGTAATGATAGCTATTTGCAAAAAGTTTACAGGTGAAAGTTATGGAATTTGGGGTTGGAGACTGCCCTTCTATTTCTGCTTTATTATGGGTGTAATAGGTTTTTCAATAAGATGCATGATGGAAGAGAGCTTAGCATATAAAGTGCATGATCAAAATAAAAGTTTATCTAATTCTCCATTTTTAGAATTAATCAAGAATTATAAAAGAGCATTTGTGATAGCAATTGGACTTGGCGTTGCCCAAAATGCAATTGTTTATTCAGCAATCATGTTTTACAACATATCTGTAAAAGAACTTATTCTCTCAGGTATTGATATTAAAAATGTAGTAAGGATCATAAGTGAAATTATATTTGGAGTGTCTGCAGTGCTATTTGCGACGTTATCTGATAAAGTTGGAAGAAAAAACGTGATGGTTCCTTTATTAATAGTGCTGGCTTGCATTAGCTTGCCAGCATTTTCGCTATTGTCCTGTGATAACCACTATATTATAACGCCCGTCTATTTATTAATGACCATACCGATAAGTGCATCTTTTGGAATATATAATTCTCTTGCCTGCGAATTATTTCCAACAAAAGTGAGATGCACTGGCTTTAGCCTCGCACATAATATATCTGCAGGTATTTTTGGCGGTCTTTCTCCATCGATATGCATGTGGCTTATAGAAAAAACCGAAACAAAACTTGCAGCAGGCATTTATCTTACTGCCTGCGCATTAATTAGCCTAATATCTGTGCTTCAAATCAAAGCCAAAGACAAAAAAGTTGATTGGTGA
- a CDS encoding RluA family pseudouridine synthase, with protein sequence MENIKTISVEDNNVRLDRYIRRIFPDLKQSVIEKSLRKGLIKVDDCEAKSSDRVNSGQTITIKYLDYIENTNSDRKYNEKLVNLLRENILYEDEYILAINKPAGVIVQGGVKVKISISDLLDQIREGEIFKIVHRLDRDTSGVIIFARNASVARYLMEEFKERRIKKTYLALTSGIPSKDSGTIDYPLAKKYVSGQEKVVVDEGSPQSATTHFSIIARLKHNVAYLKLQPITGRTHQLRAHLAHINCPILGDGKYGGKKAFIDGVANQIHLHSHSLSLKLPSNKEITITAPISRHIKKSIEVLSFD encoded by the coding sequence ATGGAGAATATAAAAACCATATCAGTAGAAGATAATAACGTTAGGCTGGATAGGTACATCAGAAGAATCTTTCCTGATCTAAAGCAATCTGTAATTGAAAAATCTTTAAGGAAAGGGTTAATCAAAGTTGATGATTGCGAAGCAAAGTCTAGTGACAGAGTAAACTCTGGGCAAACTATAACGATAAAATACTTAGATTATATTGAAAACACTAATTCTGACCGCAAATATAATGAGAAGTTAGTGAATCTACTAAGAGAGAACATATTATATGAAGACGAATATATACTAGCTATAAACAAACCCGCAGGGGTCATCGTTCAAGGTGGCGTAAAAGTAAAGATTAGCATTAGTGATTTGCTTGACCAAATAAGAGAGGGAGAAATATTTAAAATTGTCCATAGACTTGATAGAGACACAAGCGGAGTGATAATATTCGCACGCAATGCTAGTGTTGCCAGATACCTTATGGAGGAATTTAAAGAACGGAGGATAAAAAAAACTTACCTAGCATTAACTTCTGGCATACCGAGCAAGGATAGTGGAACAATAGACTATCCATTGGCAAAAAAATATGTTTCAGGGCAAGAAAAAGTGGTCGTTGATGAAGGCTCACCTCAAAGTGCCACTACGCATTTTTCAATTATAGCAAGGTTAAAACACAATGTAGCTTATTTAAAATTACAACCAATTACCGGTAGAACTCATCAATTACGTGCACATTTGGCCCATATAAACTGCCCTATTCTTGGTGACGGTAAATATGGTGGTAAAAAAGCTTTTATTGATGGGGTAGCAAATCAGATCCACCTTCATTCGCATTCTTTATCTTTAAAATTACCAAGCAATAAAGAAATCACTATTACTGCACCTATTTCTAGACATATCAAAAAATCTATAGAAGTGCTATCTTTTGACTGA
- a CDS encoding penicillin-binding transpeptidase domain-containing protein translates to MRTKNKVFNRRAFILGGIQLTISAIFSYRLYNLQIRNRQKYETLSNNNRVRITAIMPQRGKVLDRNSIELAVNKISYVVLFDGSGKEVDLQTLSEIESDIARSSETKITALYKRYYPFGSICSHVLGYTKKQQGINEVGISGIEYTYDHILKGKSGKSEQEINSKKRVIKELSSIPQQDGQDVQLTVDINLQEKIAVVFKDHQGSAVVIDVNNGEILALYNSPSYDNNLFASRLSNETWESLNTPSLPLVNRALSYQIPPGSIFKVIVALAGLKDGIITPEEKFSCKGYMKIGERKFRCLKSKVHGYVSLNEAMALSCNTYFYNIGKKISVDSLVEMARKFGIGSGSLIGTFKEEAPGLLPGRDWRARKLYSQWYLGDTINLVIGQGYILTTPLQLAVLAARIATGKEVIPRIKMSKTMQNFPEIDVDHEHLSIVRKAMFDVVNSNYRKGLSSIQIAGKTGTPEINSKGASHKLFIAYGPYHNPRYAISVFIEHGKAPRQDVAIANEIFQYMLER, encoded by the coding sequence ATGCGGACAAAAAACAAAGTCTTTAACCGCAGAGCATTCATATTAGGTGGTATTCAGCTTACCATTTCCGCTATTTTTAGCTATAGGTTATATAATTTACAAATACGAAACAGACAAAAGTACGAAACGCTGTCTAATAACAATAGGGTACGAATCACCGCTATTATGCCTCAGCGAGGCAAAGTTTTAGATAGGAATAGCATTGAACTTGCGGTAAACAAAATTTCGTATGTTGTTTTGTTTGATGGTTCTGGTAAGGAAGTTGATTTGCAAACATTATCAGAAATTGAATCTGATATAGCAAGATCGTCGGAAACAAAAATAACTGCTCTTTATAAACGTTACTACCCGTTTGGGTCGATATGCTCTCATGTACTTGGATATACAAAAAAACAGCAAGGCATAAACGAAGTAGGAATCAGCGGTATTGAATATACATATGATCATATATTGAAAGGCAAGTCAGGAAAATCTGAGCAGGAAATAAATTCTAAAAAACGCGTCATAAAAGAATTATCAAGCATACCACAGCAAGACGGACAAGATGTGCAGCTAACAGTTGATATTAATCTGCAAGAGAAAATCGCAGTGGTATTTAAAGATCACCAGGGCTCCGCAGTGGTAATTGATGTAAATAATGGAGAAATTTTAGCATTATATAATTCACCTTCTTACGATAATAATCTTTTTGCTAGCAGACTATCAAATGAGACTTGGGAAAGCTTGAATACTCCTTCACTACCACTTGTGAATCGTGCATTGTCGTATCAAATTCCACCTGGTTCAATATTTAAAGTAATAGTTGCGCTTGCAGGTTTAAAGGACGGAATAATCACACCAGAAGAGAAATTCTCGTGTAAGGGCTATATGAAAATAGGTGAGCGGAAATTTCGTTGCCTGAAAAGCAAAGTCCATGGATATGTATCTTTAAATGAAGCAATGGCTCTCTCATGCAACACTTACTTTTATAATATAGGAAAAAAAATAAGTGTAGACTCTCTGGTGGAAATGGCCAGAAAATTTGGTATTGGCAGTGGGTCACTGATTGGAACGTTTAAGGAAGAAGCTCCAGGGTTGTTGCCAGGTAGAGATTGGCGCGCACGAAAGCTGTATTCGCAGTGGTATTTAGGTGACACTATCAACTTAGTTATAGGACAAGGATATATACTTACAACACCACTGCAGCTTGCAGTTCTTGCAGCGAGGATTGCAACAGGAAAAGAGGTAATTCCCCGCATTAAGATGAGTAAAACGATGCAAAATTTTCCTGAAATTGATGTGGATCATGAGCATCTTAGCATAGTTCGAAAAGCTATGTTTGACGTGGTGAATTCTAACTATAGAAAAGGGCTAAGCAGTATACAAATTGCCGGTAAAACTGGTACACCAGAAATAAACTCTAAGGGCGCAAGTCATAAGTTATTTATCGCTTATGGCCCTTACCATAACCCGCGCTACGCAATCTCTGTGTTTATAGAACACGGCAAAGCCCCACGCCAAGATGTTGCTATAGCTAATGAAATATTTCAGTATATGCTTGAAAGATAA
- a CDS encoding polysaccharide deacetylase family protein, producing the protein MFIRIIAFLLLYSSAVFCSDCNFNLPYCGLSCNLDLSYRNLSNIKKLLNNDDKFVALTFDDGPSNNRVNDIINVLESYEAKATFFVLGERINKKTSETVKKIHESGHELGNHSWSHRKLTSLSSEEQLQELEKTNTAIKNATKQDVKWFRPPYGCHDDHLIENTNKLDMYSILWTVDSLDWQGDKPETLVERVLSNVHNGAIVLFHDHNNRSNTIEALPHIIKILKKSGYKLVTLSEWEKKVCNAVKARSIPIEEGVLCGQKTKSLTAEHSY; encoded by the coding sequence ATGTTTATAAGGATAATCGCTTTTCTTTTGCTATACTCAAGCGCAGTTTTTTGTAGTGATTGTAATTTTAATTTACCATATTGTGGGCTCAGTTGTAATCTAGATCTATCATATAGGAATTTAAGTAATATAAAAAAATTATTGAATAATGACGATAAATTTGTTGCGCTTACGTTTGATGATGGACCGTCTAACAATAGAGTAAACGATATTATTAATGTTCTGGAAAGCTATGAAGCAAAAGCAACATTTTTTGTGCTTGGTGAACGTATAAATAAAAAAACGTCTGAAACAGTAAAGAAAATTCATGAATCAGGTCATGAGTTAGGCAATCACTCTTGGTCGCATAGGAAATTGACATCGCTTTCAAGTGAGGAACAATTGCAAGAACTAGAAAAGACAAATACAGCAATTAAAAATGCAACAAAACAAGATGTAAAATGGTTTCGCCCACCATATGGATGTCATGACGATCATCTGATTGAAAATACTAATAAATTGGATATGTATTCGATATTATGGACAGTTGATTCGCTAGATTGGCAAGGTGATAAGCCAGAAACTTTAGTTGAAAGAGTTTTAAGTAATGTACACAATGGAGCAATTGTACTATTTCATGATCACAATAACAGATCAAACACAATTGAAGCTTTACCTCATATTATTAAAATACTAAAAAAATCAGGCTACAAGCTTGTTACCTTAAGTGAGTGGGAAAAAAAGGTTTGTAATGCAGTAAAAGCCAGAAGTATACCAATAGAAGAAGGAGTTTTATGCGGACAAAAAACAAAGTCTTTAACCGCAGAGCATTCATATTAG